The DNA segment agtttcagttcagttcagtcactcaactgtgtcttgactctttgtgaccccatggcctgccgcatgccaggcttacctgtccctcaccaactcccggagcttgctcaaattcatgtccattgagtcagtgatgccatccaaccatctcatcctctgtcgtccccttctgccttcaatctttcccagcatcagggtcttgtcaaatgagtcagttgtttgcatcaggtggccagagtactggagtttcagcttcagcatcagtccttccaatgaatattcaggactgatttcctttaggatggattggttggatctccttgcagtccaagggactctcaagagtcgtctgcaataccacagtttaaaagcatcaattctttggctctcagctttctttatagtccaactctcagtttgctgctgctaagtcgcttcagtcgtgtccaactctgcgtgaccccatagacgacagcccaccaggctcccccgtcgctgagattctccaggcaagaacactggagtgggttgccatttccttctccaatgcaggaaagtgaaaagttaaagtgaagtcgctcaggcgtgtctgactcttagcaaccccatggactgcagcccaccaggctcctccgtccgtgggatttcccaggcaagagtactggagtggggtgccattgccttctccaaactctcAGTTTAGATGATCCCAATTTTGTTGGCAACATCCAAGCATCATAGTCCGGAGCCGGTCGAACATatgccttcttctctctctctccattagGCCTGATCAGGGTGTTGACCTTGACTACGTCAGCATCAGGGGGCTTCTTCACAGCCTGCTGGATTGGGCGCTTGTTGGCCTTGACACCCACAGTAGACACACGTGTGGTGTGGCCTTCTGTCTTCTTCACAGCTGACTCGGTGGTGAGGGGGAGCTTGACGATGGCGCAGTGGTCTAGTCTGTTTCTCTTGGGGGCGCTCTCCGAGGACGTGTGAGCTGCCTCGACCCACAGTGTTCTGGGCCGCTGGAAGGTGGGTGACGTCCCTTCTTTGTTTGTGGCTGTGGACACCTTTCAGCACAGCTTTCTTGGCCTCAAAGCCTTTGCTTTGGCTTCGGCTTTAGGAGGGGCAGGGGCTTCCTTCTTCACCTTTGGTGCCATCTTCGTGAAAAGCTTCTTTAGGTTTGTACACGTTCACTCTCCAGAGTAAGGGACACTTGCCTCCTGGCTGTGCGTATTCTTGGTCCACGATCAGATCTGGGTCCTTGGTTTGTTTCCTGTTCTCCATTCCGAACCCTCAGCTCCAAGGCTCATTCCAGCCTCTTGCCGTCGCCCTCCTGTAATCCTGCTGCCCCGTTTGGACCAGCTGGACTCTAACCACTCCTGGTTTCTATACAGAGATTCTAAGCTGACTCCAGGGGGTGTGGGTGTTAGGAGCTGGGGCGCAGTATGGACGTGTGCTCTGTTCTGCCTCCCAGAGCCGCTCCGTGGAGGCAGCAGCAAGGTGCAGTGACCCAGGAGCTGGATTCACATCCTGACTCAGCTGCTAACTGCCCGATGGCCTCCTGCAGGTGCTAGCGCTTTCTGAGCCGATTGTATGGGACAGCGTAACACACATGCTTGCTACTTACTGAGAGTAGACACAGAACTCTGCCACTTAGACATCTGAGAACAGTTACTTCCCACCTCTTATTTGTTCACTGTCAGTGTTCGGCCTAAGCCCTGTTCGTGCCGTGGAACCTTCCTTAACTGTTTCAGCCCCACTGGTTTCTTCTTCCTGATGGAACCCGTATCCAGCTTGCTCACGCTGCGGCCCACGGTTCCCTGCTGGACCCGGTGCAACACGCGCGCCGCACGAGACGGCCTCTCCTTACTAAGCACGCAGGGCGCTCTGTGGGATTCTCACTGGGTGTTTCTTTGCAGATGCTCGAGTCCGAGGCTGGTTCATGCTGGACTCCTACCTCCCTACCTTGTCTCTCACCGTCTTATACCTGCTGTTGATATGGCTGGGCAACAGATGCATGAGGAACAGACCTGCTCTTTCCCTCAGGGGCGTCCTCACGTTGTACAATCTTGGAATCACACTTCTCTCCGCATACATGCTGGCAGAGGTAAGTGTCCGCAAAACAGTTACGTCAGGCATTCCAGAACTTTACACGGTTTCTATCAATACTGATCTTAAATATCTCAAGAAGCTGTTCCAGCGCCTGATATTATTCCTTCCAGATGGGTGGAAGTCTTTGTTTCTAACTTGAATTTTTCTTATTGTAATTGAGACCTATTTCTTTAGTCCTTAGTCTTTACTTGTAGTTTAAAGTCACGTGAAATTtcacaagaaaaagaacaagTAATGATGGCCCTGCCTATACAACCAAAGATTATTTACTGTAATacaagagaaaatcttaaagtgTTAAACAAACctcgagagagagagaactaaaaCAGAGtgtttttggagaaaaattaggataaaatcattcataaatattataaatgactAATAGTGGCACACATATAGCTGCCTTCCTGGGGTCCTTGGAttctgaatgaaaataaattcttgtcTGAAACATAGGCCCTCTCACCCATAGTTTTTAATCTGTGTTTAATTAGTCTAATATGCACCATCCTAATAATGGTTAGTAACCATTATCTAAAATGACTGTTCTGAAACGCTGATTATGGGATTGGAGGCATCAGAGTGCATGTGGCAGAACTTGGGATCAGAAAGGCCATCCTGACAGCTCTAAAATCACGCCACCTGAGTCCAAAAGGGGAGCTTTTATTTCAGTTTCCCTCCTGGGTCAACTTCAGTTCACTGGATGAGCTTGCGAGAGAGTAATTTACGGGTTTTTTCCTCCCTGTGCAGCAGGGAGAGGTGCTCTTCCTGGGCTGGGTCTCAGCGGCCTTGCGTCTGCAGGGCCCGCCTCGCGGTTCACTCGGTCAGTGGCGCGAGCCCTGCTTGGAGCTGTTGGTGCCTGGAGGCAGAAGACCCGAGCGCAGTGGCAGCTCTCCACGTCCTCCGCGGCCCTGGGGGACTCACTCAGCCAGCTTAGCTGTAAGATGGAGACGCGACGTCCGGCCTGCCTCACTCCTTCGTGAGCGTCAGGACGTCAGTTCTGTTCAGCCAGCACTCAGCGAGCACCCGCTCGGTGCGGCCCAGGGGCCACAGTGAGGTCAGAGGTGGTTTCTGTTCTCCAAGAGCTCACAGACTAGCGCAAGTGCAGGAGACAGTCAGTCCTGGGATCAGGACGAAGTCCGCAACAGGCACCGACGGCAGGAACGAGAACCACAGTTCAGCGTCTGAACCGCCACATACATGTACGGGGTTTGTCTCTGTTAGGGAGAGACCCCCGCACAGAGCCCATTCTCCACTGTGAGCTTTAGCTCCCACTCGTCTGCTGTTTCTCTTCGCAGACTTTTCCATCTCTCAGTTCAAAATCACTGCTGGTGGTCGAGTGCCTCCTAGTCTCCTGACCGTAACCTCTTTTGGGGTTTAAGGTCTTCCCCCTTACACTACGGGCTGTATTTATAGACTAGTCAAGGGGTAGCTTACCTTAACCTTGCTAACCTGTTACACCCAGGCCAGATGTGTGCTTAGGCCAGGAAGCTGCCCTGAAACCACTAACATTGTTCCTGCAAACACACCCTGCAGGCCCTACACGGTGTCAGGTCGagtcccaggctctggagcacagcctTGGCCCAAGTGCAAGAGGGAACACTGGACCAGGCGGGGTTGGGGAGGCCTCTCGGAGGAGGCGATGGCTGAGCTGCACGCGGTGATGAGAGCAGGCCAGGCGGGTCCAGATCTGGGGAGGCCTCGAGGCTGCGCCAAGCTCCGGGTGGTGTTCGAGGACCATGAGAAGCAGCAGTGTGCCAAGGAGAGTGGATGGAAGACTGGTGATGCGAGATGAGGTGGATGGGGGCAGGTTACCCAGGGCCTCGCCAGGAGCTTGGCTGTTCTTAGGAGGAGCCATTGGAGGATGTTAATGGAGCAGTGATGGGATCTTCAACATGGAAAATGGACTCGGCGAGTTGGGGCAAGCATGGAGGCAGAGGGTCTGCTTGGGAGCCTTGATGGTGCCACAGACACAGACACCAGTGGCGTGGACTCAGGCAGTGGAGATGGGGAGTGGATTCTAGTCATATTCTGGAGCGAGTTGGCCCACACCTCCTTAAGGCTGACAGCCCCATTTGAAAGCCTGGTTTCTTCCTCTTCAACACGCAGCTTGGGTGCTTCCTGCATACCAGCGTGCCCAGGGCATCAGGAGGGGTCTGGGGTGAGGCACTCTGAGCCTCCCCCAGCCTGGCTGCTTGTTCTGGCACTCAGTCTGTCAGATGGTTCTGCAGAGGCGCGGTGGGGAGGGGACAGCCCGGGGACAGCTGACTAAGCAGAGCATGGCCTGTTCTTTCCTACTGTGGTGTTGCTATTACGTAAACACGGTAGATGGTAGAGCCCCAAGCTGCAGAACAATAGCCTGACCATGGGGATTTTTAATTAATCTTTCTGAACAAAGTTAAgtaactttattttgaaaaaggcagaaaaaatttACATACACTTCTAGATAttcctggatccactggggcctCCCACTGGTTCCCATTTGAAAACAAGCATGGACAGCTCTGGGACCTGAAGAAGATTCAGTCTCTCCTACTTTCCCTGGATTCATTTATCCTGATAATCTATACTTATCACGATGTTAACTGGGGTGATTTTGTTAGAAGAGAAGCAGATGAGGATATGGAAGACTCACGAAGGTTCTGAAACATCCTCAGTGTTCTTcgagtttctctctttttcttggtgTTGAGTTCATTAACATCCCTCCCTCCGTGCTCTAACAGTCGGTATCTTTACACCTTTTTGATAAGATACAGAAAATTATAGGCTTTCACATATAATATCATACGTAAATCAAAGCCAAAGGCCTTATAAGTCTAGAATTTCAAGTTTGTTAGTTACAGtgagaaagaaggcagaaaactTTCATAGAATTTCCCACAAAGAAAGTCCATTTCCTTAAGCTGTAGAAGGAACACTAGACAAGGACTTAGAAGACCTGAATCCAGTCATCCTTCTGCTACTTACAGTCGGGTGATCACAAGCAAATAGTCATTGAGGactttctctgtgccaggcattggaCAAGGAATTGTGGTtgcaaaaaatgagcaaagaaggAGGCATAGACTTTATGGAGCTTTTGTTTTTTGAGCATAATGGGGAAAACAGATGTGTATCAGTTATAATCGCACAAATGACTGATTACTACATAGCataaatacaatgaagaaaatgatttAAGAATGTCTGTGAGCCCTGGTTTTCTCATGGAAAATGGtaataaatacataattcatAACATTGGGATGATCCAATAACAAATGTTTCTATGTAAGCCAATAAAGTACTAGAATTTTAGTGTGGTTTCTTCAcatctgtttacatttaattCTATATTTTATTGGTAGAGCATATGATTAGATAATTGCTTACGGAAAATATTTTGTTACTGAAATGATAGCTAAATTCTGTTTTTGGTGGCTGTGAAGGTTAGAAGTAAATCCTATATTAACCAAAGATTTTAACCACTGATACCAGTTCAACAGCAAGAAATTAGGTCCTTTGATAATGTGTGTTTGGGAACAGGATTGAGTAAAGCTCATACTGGGGAGAACTCAAACCTTGAATAGATGCCAATCAGAAATATGAATAGGAAGTTGAGTTTTCGTCCAAATTTTTGcagattttttcctcctttgtttctttggcAGCTTATTCTCTCCAGTTGGGAAGGAGGCTACAACTTACAGTGTCAGGATCTGACCAGTGCAGGGGAGGCCGACATCCgggtgagtcagctgtttgtaaCCGTTTCTCACTGGAAAGGAGAGAAAGCTTTCTCCTCCCAGAGACGAGGATGGAGGCTGGGCTTAGATAAGAAGGGGTCTCTGTCCTAGTAGAAGTGCTCACTTGGGGGACAGATGGGACAAACCATGGCACATCCACCCAGTAGATCCCTTTGCAAAGTGGAATGAGGATGACCTCTGTCCTGATACAGAATCATCTCGAGGATGGAGCTCAGTgaaaacagcaacccacagaCCATGCTTATAGTACAGGGCCTCATGTGCAGAAAATGACAGGAATATGCGTGTCTTAGCTTTTAGTTTATTCTcccattgtttctttttaaaaccatAAGCAAACACGATGGTTTCCTTTTAGGGGAGGGACCAGGGCAGAATAGACAGAGGTGGAAATTGGACTTCTCTGAATGTCCCTTGTCTAATTTTCAGAAACAGTAGGTGTTTTCACATAATtataaagcaaatttaaaaagaatgcaaGGCAGCCTCTCACTCCACAtcttggaaataaaataattacccATATATTAAGTTTCTGACATAACCACCCAAGGAATTCTTTCATGTGCCTTTAAACAGTGTTTTGACTGCATACCCTGAGCGAGATGACCTCAACGGCATTCAGTAATTTGGAGGGGGGCGGGCGCTGctcttattaataaaaatattggtATTGCTTTTTGTGGGACTATTACAGGTATGCTTAAGATAAAGTACATAATAATGTCAATATCATTACAACTAATATTTgaaacacagaaaagagaaaCCAAGACTCAGTAATCATAGATTTAAATCAGAAATATCAAAATGAACATTCTTTCTAAAACGTGGTTTTTTTAACTCTGTTCACAGGAAAGGTTTAGTTAGTCTCTGAGAAACCAGCAGTGATACCCACATCATGCTCTCTAAATATAATCCAACAGGAGGGTTTAGTGTTCTTAGAGAGTTGACCGATGCCTGTTCAGCGGGTGGCGGGGGGAGATACATATATGAGAAGAATCCAGGACATCATGTGACAGAGCCAGGAAGCTGGGGTCACGACAAGAAGATGTAAGGGCCAGCTTAAAGGGACTCCCACAGCTAAAGTGGGACAGTTTGAGTATCAAAAGGAATACTgacattaaatttataaaaactaaACAGGTTTAAAatgacactaaaaaaaaatctttgttaccTTTTGAAGGTTACTAGGACACCAagtaattctagaaaaaaaaattgaaaagaatcaAACATCTATCCTGCCATTCATATGTAAGTTTCCAAATAGCTAAAGAGgaagaccttccctggtggctcaaacaataaagaaactgcctgcaatgcaggagacccaggttcgatcccctgggtcaggaacatcccctggagaagggcatggcaacccactccagtatactagcctgggaaatcccacagaggagcctggagggctatggtctatggcggtcacagagttggacacgactgagtgactaacaacatcTCACCTGCCATGTAAGTTTCCAAATAGCTCAAGAGGAAGAGCTATTTCTATAAAGACAAAAACATGCACATAAgtataaagaaaatttgaaaagcacCATTTTTCACCTTCTAGTGAAGGGTAATGGGTCCAGACAGCAGTCATCTGTAAATGCTGAAACTACTGGGTGAAAGTTGAGTGGAAGCTTCACGATGATTAGGTCAGGCTGTTAACACCTGAACTCTGTTGATGTTAGTGTCAGTGGGACAACCAGAAGTTGGGTACCTCTTGATGTGATTCCATAGGAAGTACACAGACCCACGCCTGAAGTACAGTTGACCACTAAACCACGTGAGTTTGAATTACACGGGTCCACTTAATACACAGACTCTCTTCAGTACTAAAGTGCTGTACAACCCGACACGGAGGAACCACGCTACGGAGGGCTGGCTGTAAGTTATACACGGACGCTGGACTGTGCAGGGGGTCTGTGCCATGACCATCCCTCCCTGCCCCGTTgttaagggtcaactgtaatcTTACCTGCAGCCTTAAACCTGAATCCAGCTAAGCCTCTGTCATTGGTCTTTACAGAAAGTGTGGAGGATAGAGAAACAAGTTTAAACAACACTAGGAAAAATAAATCACCCAAATCCATACTATTAGGAATTCTATACAACTGATCaagtttaagaaataaaagatcGGAAAGAAAACAGTGGAGCACAGAAAGGGAACAGACTTTCGGTCCCCCCTCCCCAATACTTTGGAAAGATACAATAATTCCTTTCACTAGACGGGGCTGGGTTGCTGGGAATAAGGAATAGCTGGCAGCAGGGACGCCGGGTGAGATGGTTCTTGCTGGTCTGAGAGCTGGGCAGGTGAGCCGGGGAAGCATGGCCTGGCGCCCGCAGGGGCAGGCGGCCCCGGGCGGCGGCGCAGCTCACCCTGTCTTCCTCCCGCTTGACTTCTCGTACAGGTAGCCAGGGTGTTGTGGTGGTACTACTTCTCCAAATTAATAGAGTTCCTGGACACAATTTTCTTTGTGTTGCGGAAGAAAACCAGCCAGATCACCTTTCTTCACGTCTACCATCATGCCTCCATGTTTAACATCTGGTGGTGCGTCTTGAACTGGATACCTTGTGGGCAAAGTAAGTAAACGTTTGTCAGTTCTGTGTAATGGATCTCCTGCCCATCACACAGGGAAGCACATGTTTGCTGGTGGCCGTTTCGTTTCTCATCTTTGATCCTGGCAAAATCTTTGAGTAttaggataaattttaaaagtgttttctctTCCACGCACCATACGTGTGATGGCAGAAGCGCATGTCCCAGCTGGAGCAGGTTACCCCACGCCCTGGGGCGGTAGAAACACAGCGCCTTCCAGTCACGACCCCCGAGCTGTGGTACAGATGCAGTCATTTCAACTTTGGGggcttgtttatccattctgaaaaattaaaatcacgTCCCTCTGACCCACCAGAGCAGtggctttcaattttttttttttactgagacaTCAATAAGTATTATATTATATTACAACCCAGGGTACTCATATTGAATGAAACAAATTTCATGAAACAGCATTTAGCCTGGCTCTTTGTGattcactttaaaaaagaaaaaaaaaagtgacctcactttttaaaaagctaataacTCTCACTGTACTGACTTTCACAGTTGATGTGAGTTCTGACCTGCAGTTTGAGAAACAGTGCTCGAGAGAGAACAGTACTTTTCTAATggatatttattgttttataccCAAGAATTCAAAAGTATTCTATGAAAAATCAGGTGAAACTCAGGTCAGAATGATTTTGTCCTGGGATATAGGAACTTGTAgagatgatattaaaaaaaaaaaaaacctaggggTATCTGCAGTACACTGACTATGAAGATGTCAATTTAAACTCCAGTGTGAAGTAAGCTTGCTGCAGGTGCAGTGGACAGAAGAGACCCTTTTCCACCTCTCCTAGACTGACATCCTCTGGTTTGAGTTTAGTTACTAAGAATATAGACTATAATGTAATCATATGTAGACTAAAATCAATACCAAAGGACAGCTGTCAAGGGTattaaaaaaagtttcatttataaatcactaaagagtcggacacgactgagcgactgaactgaactgaactgaaagcatctGAAAGTCGATCTTAACCACTGTGTAAAGACATTGTGTTTCATTCATGGGGATTCTATGTGTGTGATAGTTTCTGTTCAGTCTAGAATACTATGAAAATTATAAGCagcaactactttttaaaaattaattgacgGAAATGAAAACTCaggttggttaaaaaaaaaaaaaaaaaacaaagtcactcaTATTGTGCTGCCTGGTAGTCTGAAACTATATTTGTGCTTTCATATAAATCCAGTGCCCTGACAAGTCATTCCAGCCAGTGTATAAGGACTTGCTAGATTCCTGGTGCTGTTTCTCTTGTCATATTCACTGACTTGCATTGATCTATCCAAACTGTTAATCCAGGACTGGTAAACCAGGCAGgagaatttaaattaattaacccACATATGCGCAGTGCCTTCTAGCTTATATAGTTAATCCCATCACAGCCTTAAGCGGTAATTACTTATAccaattttccagataagaaacaAAATTTACAAAGTAATACATGCAAGGGGACAAAGCTATTTAGGTGGTCCTCCAGCTGCACAGCCTGTCTCCTCTCCCTGGGGTTGGCAGCTCACAGACCAACCGCCTGGATCCCAGGCCAGCCTGTCGCGCTCACCTTGTGCTGCGCCCGGTCCGGAGCCCTTCACCTACGCTGCTTCTCACACCCTGCTTCCCCGCTCCTGGGCTTGTGCACTTCCTCACCTCTTGCATTTCAATCCTTTGACCCTTAGTTGACCCAACACAGAACTTAGCCCTTGCTCCTTAGTTTCCTGAAACACGACTCACCCACGTGGATGACAGCACCTGTCATGAGGTGACGGCAGGGGATGGGGGGGGGTGCCCCGGCACAGCTCAGCACAGCAGGTACCCAAAAGTGTTAGACACTCCTTGTCCCAGATGTCCAGGAGGCTTCCCGGCCACTGGGAAAGTCCCCAGCCCACCTCAACCTCTTCTCATCCTGCGGGACCTTCCCCGATTCACCTTCTGCAGCATCTCCTGGTTCTAGGTCCCTTCCAGGGAGATTCCATTTACCTAATTATGAAGGGCAGAACATTTTCCCTGACTCTCGAGCGCCCTGTTCAGCCATGTACAAAGGCTACCATCATACAGTCTGTCTACAATCCAAATGGCTGGAAGGTTTAGCGAAAGCAAACACATGTTCTCTCTCAAATTCTGTTTCCTGGTTAAATGGTAGTCATGACAGAGACAGCATAGCCCTGGCAAAATGGGGAGTAAGCTGTATGGTTTTCAGAGTCCCAGCCAGTCCCAGGTGAGTCCCTCTCTCTAGATGTCTGGTTGACTCCTGCGATGATGGCACAGGAATCGGGGTGAGTTCTGTGAGCGCCGTGTTGTTTGTGCGGTTATGACGGGAGGAACAGTACTTGACACAGAACGGCCGGTCCTGCCTCCCAGAGGAACGATAATGCCTCCTGTGCTCTCCTAGGTTTCTTTGGCCCCACCCTGAACAGCTTCATCCACATCCTCATGTACTCCTACTACGGGCTGTCCGTGTTCCCGTCCATGCACAAGTACCTCTGGTGGAAGAAGTACCTGACGCAGGCCCAGCTGGTACGTCCGCCCCCCGACGGCTCTGCTCCGCGGGCCGCGGCTGCATGTTCGGTCCCTGCCCTGGAGGCCGGAGGCTTTCCTGTGGGGGATGAGGCTGCCAGTCTCTCTCTAAAAACGGGCTTTTAAGAGTGAAACCTTGTTAAAGTGTCCTTCGTGTACGAAATGCATCCTGTGCGTGTGGAATATGCAGCTAGCTCATTCCTTGCTGTGAAATGTAGACGAATACTTTTGAAGTTATTGTCTGCTGACGCGTTTCTAGCTAAATGGCCTGACCTGATGTTTCCCAGAGAAAATTAACAATGGCCAATTTTACACACTTCCTAACTTCCGAGCAAATTCCCGGAGAGGAGAGTGGGCCCCTGGGGCGCCTCCGGAGTTGTCTCGCCCCGGGAGCAGGCCTGCAGCTGCCTGAGCGCAGAGCGAGCCACCCTTGCCCCCCACAGGTGCAGTTCCTGCTCACCATCAGCCACACCATGAGTGCCGTGGTCAGGCCCTGCGGCTTCCCCcttggctgcctcctcttccagtCTTCTTACATGATGACGCTGGTCATCCTCTTCTTAAACTTCTACATTCAGGTACGTTTAAACTCGAACAGTCAACAGCAAAACATGAGGCTGAGCACCTCTGCGTTACGTTTTTAATTGTACCAGTTAAACGTTGCGGGAGTGCAGGCTTGTTGATCAGTTCAGATAACAGAGGTGCACAGAGTCCACCCTGCACCCTGCCTTCTCAACTCGTCTCCCTGCACCCTCCTCCATAGGATAACTAACCCCTGTTACTGGTCTGGCGGGCATTCTGCCAAACATTTTTCAATGCATGCCTGTGAAGTTTCATCAAAAATACTATGCATTTGAATCTTGTATTTGCACCAGGCTGCCAAAGTCTGACCTGTGAAAGGTAAAACACTGTGTATAGTAACACAGACCCAGGAAATCTCTATGAATGGAGGGAACATGGACTAAATGAACCTAACGGTGAAAACCGGTTTCCATTAGCTACTGCAAGGGTGTAGGCTTACTGTTGAtttgaaaacattcttttttttgaattatttttttactttacaatactgtattttcttttgaGGTGAACCGGGATGAGAAGGTCACATTGACTTTTCCTTaagtgtcattttctttttaacaatttaAGTGGAAGGGATTTTCAAAATGCAATTTCAGAGCAGCTCTGTTCTAAAGAACTGATGGCAGCGGCGACAGCACAGGCCGCAGGTGGTGTCGATTTTAAATTGCTCCTCTGTGGGCTGCGGAAATAGAACGCTTCATAAGAAAAACGAGGATATACAGTTTATTCAAAATGGTACTTCTGAAACTGGATTGACTGCATTTTCTCCCACAAACAAACAAGTGCTCACTGACGTTAGTTTGGGTTGACTTTGAGCAAATGTACGGTGGTTTTATACAGAATGCGGCTGTGGGAGCAGAACTTCTGATTGCTTTTCAGCTCTTGTGTTTTGGAAGTTGGACTGGCAAGGCTTTGTCTTCTGTGAGATAAAAGTTTCCTTTGAGACTTTCTAAAGAAGCAACCATTGATAGAACCAAACAAAGCCACCcctctcctaaaaaaaaaaaagatgaatgttGCTAGCAGACTAAGCAATTCGCCTTGGTGTTGAAACTTGAAGGAATCATAGTCCAGCAGTGGGGAGCAGTGGTGCTCAGAGCCACAGTCAAGGTCAGTCCTGACCCTGAGTTGGTAACTATtcgctttttttaaaaaagtgagatCATATATTTTGTCTGAATAGGGAGGCTGTGCCAAGACACAAATCAAGCCAAAATCTCAGGTACCAGTACTTTTGAAATAATAGCACTTTTTCActtgaattgtattttttttaaatttatatcctTAAGTCATAGtgcatacttgaaagttgctaagagactagatcttaaaagttctcatcacaagaaaaaattctTGTGGGATGGTAAGTATGGTAAATCCTATGTGTGGGATGGTAAGCTACACAGTGTGACCATTTAACAAGCATTAAATTATTTACAAGCATTAAATCCTGTTATACACCTGAACTAATGCACTGAATTTCACTTAtacctagatttttttaaaaagacttccaAAAAAATCATTCCCTCCATGTAAGCAACTAATGCAGAATTTGAATGCTAATCCCATAAAACAATGTATCAGTACTAACCTGATGTGGGTAAGGTAAGACAGCTTTTCATTGGAATTCATGCATTTGTCTTGTTTTCAGTCAGAAGCTTAACAACCATCATTTAACAAACAAGCATTCTTACTAGAAAGTTCAGTACCCAGTGAAATCATGCATTGTTTTAGACCCTAAGTCACATTACAGACAAGGTTCTATTAACGaatccctttctctttttctcttcaacATGTACACCTCCCAACAGACATACCGGAAAAAGCCAATGAAGAAAGCCGTGGAAGAGGCAGGGAAAGAAGTCAAGAATGGTTTTTCCAAAGCCTACTTCAGTGCAGCAAACGGAGT comes from the Capricornis sumatraensis isolate serow.1 chromosome 22, serow.2, whole genome shotgun sequence genome and includes:
- the ELOVL2 gene encoding very long chain fatty acid elongase 2; amino-acid sequence: MFGPRDARVRGWFMLDSYLPTLSLTVLYLLLIWLGNRCMRNRPALSLRGVLTLYNLGITLLSAYMLAELILSSWEGGYNLQCQDLTSAGEADIRVARVLWWYYFSKLIEFLDTIFFVLRKKTSQITFLHVYHHASMFNIWWCVLNWIPCGQSFFGPTLNSFIHILMYSYYGLSVFPSMHKYLWWKKYLTQAQLVQFLLTISHTMSAVVRPCGFPLGCLLFQSSYMMTLVILFLNFYIQTYRKKPMKKAVEEAGKEVKNGFSKAYFSAANGVISKKAQ